GGCCGCCGGCTCGAGCCGGGCCCTTGCGCCGGCGGCCGGTTGCCCCTATAAATCCGGCTTCGCCGTTTGCGCACCTCCGAGCGCAGGAGCGGCGGGGACGTTCCACGCGCGTCTCCGGAGATCGAGACGCATTTCGGGGGGCAGGCGCTGTCTGCCCGAGCAGGGGGATGGGCCTGTGAAGTCACTCGGCTCTCACTGCATCCTCGAAATGTATGACTGTCCGCCAGGACTTCTGAACGACGTCGTCTTCGTGCGGGACGCGGTGCGCCGCGCCGCGCAGGAGGCGAGGTCGACGCTCCTGCACGAAGTCCAGCACGCCTTCGAGCCGCAAGGAGTGACCGCGCTCGCGCTCCTCGCGGAGTCCCACATCTCCGTCCATACCTGGCCGGAGAAGGGCTACGCCGCCGCGGACGTGTTCACCTGCGGCCAGCACACCCGACCCGAGCGAGCCTGCGAGTATCTCAAGCGTGTGTTCCAGGCGCGCCGGTTCCAGATGCGCAAGCTGCCCCGCGGCATGATGGCTCCCAACCTTCCCCGGAACGACCGTCCTTCGCCCGTGGTCGAGGCGGCGGCAGAGCCGGGGGAGTCGTCGGAGGAGGCGTCCCAATGCCGGGTGCTGAGCTTCGCGCGGATTTCTGGCTGAACGAGTACATCACCCCCTGGGACATCTACTGTCACGGCGTGACGCGTGTCCTCGCGCACGCACGGACCCGTTACCAGGAGATGTACATCCTGGAAACCGGCGCCTACGGGAAGGCCCTGGTTCTCGACGGCAAGTGGCAGTCGTCGGTCGCCGACGAATTCCTCTACCACGAGGCGCTCGTCCACCCGGCGATGATCCTCCACGGCTCCCCCCGGCGCGTGCTGGTGCTGGGGGGCGGCGAGGGCGCCACCGTGCGCGAGGCGTTGCGCTGGAAGACGGTGGAGCGGGTCACCATGGTCGACATCGACGGGAAGGTGGTGCAGGCCTGTCGCGAACACCTCCCGGAGATGCACCAGGGGGCTTTCGACGATCCGAGGACGGAGCTGATCATCGGCGACGCCCTCGAGCTGCTCGACCGGGCCGACGACCGCTGGGACGTCGTCATCTCGGACCTTTCCGATCCGATCGAGTCGGGGCCGTCCTACAAGCTGTTCACCCGCGAGTACTTCGAGAAGGCGCGGCGGGTCGTGGCCGAAGGCGGGCTGTTCGTCGTGCAGGCCGGGCCGATCAGTCCAGCGGAGCATGCGCTCCACGCCCGACTCGTCCGCACGGTCGGGGCGGTCTGGCCCCATGTCCTCTCCTACGGCTCGCACGTTCCGTCGTACGGCTCCCCGTGGGGCTTCGCCCTGGCCTCCGGCCAGCCGATCGAGACCCGACCCGATCCCGGCCGCGTGGACCGGCTGCTCGCCGAGAAGACCACCGGCGGTTTCAAGCTGATCGACGGCCAAACGCTGCTGGGCCTGCTGCAAACGCCGCTCTACCTGCGGCGGAAGATCGAGGAGGAGGACACGATCTACACCCTCGAGAATCCGCCGACGTTCTTCGGTCCCGGCACCGGGGAGTGATCCGGCCCCCGGACCGGCCCCCCGACGCCCGCGGCCGCCGGTCGCGCGGGACGCAGGCCCCGCCGGCCGGCCGGGCCCGCGACCGCCGGCCACGGCCTGCGAACCGCCCGGAACGAATCCGGCCCGGGGCGGGATTCCGGCGGGCGGCGCTGATAAGGTGTCCCGTCCCGGGGCGGCCGTCTCCCGCGGCCCCCGTCCGGTCAAGGAGTGACCCGCCATGCGCCATGCCCTCTTGCTGACGCTCGCCGCCCTCGCCGCGGCCCCGGCGACGCCCGCGGCGTCGGGGCGCGCCCAGGTCCCTGTCGAGGAGTTCGTGCTCGACAACGGGATGCGATTCCTCCTCGTCCGCCAGCCGGAGAAGACCACCGTCTCCGCCGGGTGGGTGGCCCACGTCGGTTCGGCCAACGAGCGCCCGGGGATGACGGGGATCAGCCACCTCTTCGAACACATGATGTTCAAGGGGACGCGCACGATCGGTACGAAGAACGCCGAGCGCGATCTCGAGATCATCGAGGAGCAGGAGCGCATCCAGGAGCGGATCCGGGAGATCTACCGCGAACAGCGGCGCCGGTGGCGCCTCGGCGAGATCTCCGACCCGTTCGATCCGGACGCCCGTCCGCCCGAACTGGTGGAACTGCAACGGCGCTTCCAGGAACTCGTCGAGGAACAGCGGTCGCTGATGGTCAAGGACGAGTTCGACAAGATCTACACGGCGGCCGGAGCGTCGGGGATGAACGCCTTCACCAACCAGGACATGACCGTCTACTTCATCACCGTCCCGGCCAACAAGCTCGAGCTGTGGTTCTGGATGGAGTCGGACCGCCTGTTCAATCCGGTCTTCCGGGAGTTCTACTCCGAGCGGGACGTGGTTCACGAGGAGCGCCGGCTGCGCACCGAGTCGACGCCGACCGGCAAGTACGACGAGCAGTTCAACGCGATGTTCTGGGTCTCTCATCCCTACGGGTGGCCCGTCGTGGGCTGGCCGTCCGATCTGCGCGTGATCAGCAAGAAGCAGGCGGATGAGTACTACGCGACCTACTACGCGCCGAACAACCTCACGGCGGCGCTGGTGGGGAACTTCGATCCCGCGGAGGTCCGGGCCCTGGCGGAGAAGTACTTCGGCCGTCTCCAGCCAGGCCCGCATGCCCCGCCCGACGTCGTCACGCTGGAGGTCGAACAGCTCGCCGAGAAGCGGATGCGCGCCGAGTGCGACTGCCAGCCCCAGGTGGAGGTGCGCTACCACACGGTGCCCTTCGAACACGCCGATTCGTACGCGCTCGACGTGCTGGCGGGCCTTCTCAACGGCCGCACGGGACGCCTGTACAAGTCGCTGGTCCTGGATCAGCAGATCGCCAGCTCCGCCGCCGCGTCGCAGAACAGCATGAAGTACGCCGGCTACTTCTCGTTCTTCGCCGAGGCGAAGGGCGAGGCGACGCCGGAACAGCTCGAGGCCGCATGGTACGAGGAGCTCCGGCGCATCCGAGAGGAACCGATCCCCGAGGACGAGCTGCAGAAGGTGAAGAACCAGATCGCGGCCGACGCGTACAGGCGGCTGGAAAGGCCCTTTTTCCTCATGATTCAGCTCCTCTACTTCGACGGCCTGGGCGACTGGAAGTACATCAACACCTGGGCCGACAAGACGCTCGCGGTGACGGCGGACCAGGTGAAGGAAGTGGCCCGCCGCTACTTCGGACCCGAGAGGCGCTCGGTCGCGCTCTACTACCGCAAGCCCGGATCCGCGGCCGACCAGCCGCCGGAGGGTCTCGCGGATCTGCCGCCGCAGCAGCAGCAGATGGTCAAGATGCAGCTGCGCCAGCTGAAGCAGATCGAGGACCCCGACAAGCTCCGGCAGATCCTCGAGCAGATGCGTCAGCGGAAGGACCAGATGCCGCCGGAGTTTGCGCCGGCGATGAGGGTGATGGAGCGGTGGATCGAGGGGCGCATCGAGCAGCTCGATGCCGCGAAGGGAGGTGAGCGATGAAGCGCATCCTGGCGGT
This portion of the Acidobacteriota bacterium genome encodes:
- a CDS encoding methyltransferase domain-containing protein; translation: MPGAELRADFWLNEYITPWDIYCHGVTRVLAHARTRYQEMYILETGAYGKALVLDGKWQSSVADEFLYHEALVHPAMILHGSPRRVLVLGGGEGATVREALRWKTVERVTMVDIDGKVVQACREHLPEMHQGAFDDPRTELIIGDALELLDRADDRWDVVISDLSDPIESGPSYKLFTREYFEKARRVVAEGGLFVVQAGPISPAEHALHARLVRTVGAVWPHVLSYGSHVPSYGSPWGFALASGQPIETRPDPGRVDRLLAEKTTGGFKLIDGQTLLGLLQTPLYLRRKIEEEDTIYTLENPPTFFGPGTGE
- a CDS encoding insulinase family protein; translation: MRHALLLTLAALAAAPATPAASGRAQVPVEEFVLDNGMRFLLVRQPEKTTVSAGWVAHVGSANERPGMTGISHLFEHMMFKGTRTIGTKNAERDLEIIEEQERIQERIREIYREQRRRWRLGEISDPFDPDARPPELVELQRRFQELVEEQRSLMVKDEFDKIYTAAGASGMNAFTNQDMTVYFITVPANKLELWFWMESDRLFNPVFREFYSERDVVHEERRLRTESTPTGKYDEQFNAMFWVSHPYGWPVVGWPSDLRVISKKQADEYYATYYAPNNLTAALVGNFDPAEVRALAEKYFGRLQPGPHAPPDVVTLEVEQLAEKRMRAECDCQPQVEVRYHTVPFEHADSYALDVLAGLLNGRTGRLYKSLVLDQQIASSAAASQNSMKYAGYFSFFAEAKGEATPEQLEAAWYEELRRIREEPIPEDELQKVKNQIAADAYRRLERPFFLMIQLLYFDGLGDWKYINTWADKTLAVTADQVKEVARRYFGPERRSVALYYRKPGSAADQPPEGLADLPPQQQQMVKMQLRQLKQIEDPDKLRQILEQMRQRKDQMPPEFAPAMRVMERWIEGRIEQLDAAKGGER
- the speD gene encoding adenosylmethionine decarboxylase, with the translated sequence MYDCPPGLLNDVVFVRDAVRRAAQEARSTLLHEVQHAFEPQGVTALALLAESHISVHTWPEKGYAAADVFTCGQHTRPERACEYLKRVFQARRFQMRKLPRGMMAPNLPRNDRPSPVVEAAAEPGESSEEASQCRVLSFARISG